The following proteins come from a genomic window of Bos mutus isolate GX-2022 chromosome 21, NWIPB_WYAK_1.1, whole genome shotgun sequence:
- the CLMN gene encoding LOW QUALITY PROTEIN: calmin (The sequence of the model RefSeq protein was modified relative to this genomic sequence to represent the inferred CDS: inserted 3 bases in 3 codons) → MAAQEWDWFQREELIGQISDIRVQNLQVERENVQKRTFTRWINLHLEKCNPPLEVKDLFIDIQDGKILMALLEVLSGRNLLHEYKSSSHRIFRLNNIAKALKFLEDSNVKLVSIDAAEIADGNPSLVLGLIWNIILFFQIKELTGNLSRNSPSSSLSPGSGGTDSDSSFPPTPTAERSVAISVKDQRKAIRTLLAWVQRKTRKYGVAVQDFAGSWRSGLAFLAVIKAIDPSLVDMKQALEDSMRENLEKAFSIAHDALHIPRLLEPEDIMVDTPDEQSIVTYVAQFLEHFPELEAEDFVDSDKEAPIESTFVRIKETPSEQESAVFLLTEDGERAYTINHEASHPPPSKVFVCDKPEDAKEPWLGGVSSQELVDSSSEFMNQIIEQVLQGIPGKLNSTSEPAPESSILSSRKDSRRSNSLPIKKTVHFEADTYKDASCSQDPFYSADLHFEGSPGESKESSKQDERVLAADAAEQTPKREAPEILEVASNEVPGDMSSVDGEISHPPTSWTSPPWNGASERASSPGDEGHLPSXPGENTVMANALEIKVKLLTVEAMDKEDYFEAIPLKASKFNSDLIDFASTSQAFNEVPSPHEKKPAEEELSEDHPERLGKRRGKSAHKKTDSDEAPVKLDQPDPHKDPGDQDQGYSLAPEEALVDKKPEVYEKAKRKSFRRRRRGEEEGEAECLRGLGGELPSNPPSSSVSLETLRSPSEEGLDFKPSXPLSKISVIPHDLFYYPHYEVPLAAVLEAYAEGSEDLKNEEMDLEEPEAYLLDLGAREDEPEEAEASQSSFSFSXLGEDLPQASIAEDASPASEPSPQPSPEDHQQREAKDSVPVQGHQSQESPNSENLASPFEEKVMEESISSKKKEKRKHVDHVESSIFVAPGTVRSSDDLEEDTGDHKVLSRTSHSDSSIYVRRHTNRSLESDHFSYVQLRNAADVDDRRNRMLTRKANHSSKARLREIHSSQSDSLTQLVQQPDVMYFILFLWLLVYCLLLFPQLDVNRL, encoded by the exons TTGAGAGGGAGAATGTGCAGAAGCGGACTTTTACTCGATGGATAAATCTCCATCTGGAGAAG TGCAACCCACCtctagaagttaaagatttattCATCGATATACAAGATGGCAAAATCCTAATGGCTTTGTTAGAAGTCCTGTCTGGGAGGAATCTG TTGCACGAGTACAAATCCTCATCCCATCGTATTTTTCGGTTAAACAACATAGCGAAAGCACTTAAGTTTTTGGAAGATAGCAAT GTAAAGCTGGTTAGCATTGATGCAGCGGAAATAGCAGATGGCAACCCCTCCTTGGTTCTTGGGCTGATTTGGAACATAATCCTCTTCTTCCAG ATTAAAGAACTCACGGGCAACCTCAGCAGAAACTCTCCATCCTCCAGCCTGTCACCCGGCTCGGGGGGCACAGACTCAGactcctccttcccacccacaCCCACCGCAGAGAGGAGCGTGGCAATCTCGGTGAAAGACCAGAGGAAAGCCATCAGGACGCTGTTGGCCTGGGTGCAGAGGAAAACGAGGAA GTATGGCGTGGCGGTGCAGGACTTTGCAGGCAGCTGGCGGAGCGGGCTGGCTTTCCTGGCTGTGATCAAGGCCATCGACCCCAGCCTGGTGGACATGAAGCAGGCGCTGGAAGACTCCATGCGGGAGAATCTGGAGAAGGCTTTCAGCATCGCTCACGATGCCCTTCACATCCCCAGGCTCCTGGAGCCAGAAG ACATCATGGTTGACACACCAGATGAGCAGTCCATCGTGACTTACGTGGCTCAGTTTCTAGAACATTTCCCGGAGTTGGAAGCC GAGGATTTTGTGGATTCTGACAAAGAAGCCCCTATAGAATCCACCTTCGTTCGCATCAAAGAAACCCCTTCGGAACAAGAGAGCGCCGTCTTCCTTCTGACCGAGGACGGGGAGCGAGCCTACACCATCAACCATGAGGCcagccacccacctccctccaaaGTCTTCGTCTGTGACAAGCCTGAGGACGCTAAGGAGCCCTGGCTGGGTGGCGTTTCCAGCCAGGAGCTGGTGGACAGCTCCTCCGAGTTCATGAACCAGATCATCGAGCAGGTTCTCCAAGGGATCCCCGGGAAGCTCAACAGCACCAGTGAACCGGCTCCAGAATCTTCCATCCTATCATCCAGAAAGGACAGCCGGAGGTCCAACTCTCTGCCAATCAAGAAGACGGTGCACTTTGAGGCTGACACCTACAAGGATGCCTCCTGCAGTCAGGACCCTTTCTACAGTGCAGACCTGCACTTTGAAGGGAGCCCCGGAGAGAGCAAGGAGTCGTCCAAGCAGGATGAACGGGTCTTGGCGGCTGACGCTGCTGAACAAACACCGAAACGGGAGGCGCCGGAGATCCTGGAAGTAGCCTCCAACGAGGTCCCTGGCGACATGTCCTCGGTGGATGGTGAGATTAGTCATCCTCCGACTTCCTGGACCTCTCCCCCCTGGAATGGGGCTTCGGAGAGGGCATCCAGCCCTGGGGACGAAGGCCATCTCCCCT CCCCGGGAGAGAACACCGTTATGGCCAATGCCTTGGAGATCAAGGTGAAGCTGCTGACGGTAGAAGCGATGGATAAAGAAGACTATTTTGAAGCCATACCATTAAAAGCCTCAAAGTTTAACAGCGACCTCATCGATTTTGCCTCCACCAGCCAGGCTTTCAATGAGGTTCCTTCGCCTCATGAGAAAAAACCTGCAGAGGAGGAGCTGTCGGAGGATCACCCGGAGAGGTTGGGCAAACGGAGAGGGAAATCCGCCCACAAGAAGACAGATTCGGATGAGGCTCCAGTGAAGCTCGACCAACCTGACCCTCATAAGGACCCTGGAGACCAAGACCAAGGCTATTCTTTGGCCCCCGAGGAGGCCCTGGTGGATAAAAAGCCAGAGGTGTATGAGAAGGCCAAGCGCAAGTCCTTCCGACGCCGCCGTCGGGGCGAGGAGGAAGGGGAAGCCGAGTGCCTCCGGGGGCTCGGGGGAGAATTGCCTTCCAACCCGCCAAGCAGCAGCGTCAGCTTGGAGACCCTCCGCAGCCCCAGCGAGGAGGGCCTGGACTTTAAGCCGT CCCCGCTCTCCAAGATTTCCGTCATCCCCCATGACCTTTTCTACTACCCGCATTACGAGGTGCCCCTGGCGGCGGTTTTGGAGGCTTACGCGGAAGGCTCGGAGGATTTGAAAAACGAAGAGATGGACCTGGAAGAACCGGAGGCTTATCTGCTGGACCTGGGGGCCAGGGAGGACGAGCCCGAGGAGGCCGAGGCCTCCCAGAGCAGCTTCAGCTTCT GGCTGGGCGAGGACCTCCCCCAGGCCAGCATCGCGGAGGATGCCAGTCCCGCCTCGGAACCCTCTCCCCAACCCTCGCCTGAGGACCACCAGCAAAGGGAGGCCAAAGACAGCGTCCCCGTGCAGGGCCATCAG TCCCAGGAATCCCCAAACTCGGAAAACTTAGCCAGCCCCTTCGAGGAAAAGGTAATGGAAGAATCGATCAGCagtaaaaaaaaggagaaaaggaaacatgtgGACCACGTAGAAAGCTCAATATTTGTAGCACCTGGAACTGTTCGCTCCTCAGATGACCTGGAAGAAGACACCGGTGACCACAAGGTCCTTTCCAG gACGAGTCACAGTGACTCCAGCATTTACGTTCGACGACATACTAATAGGTCTTTGGAATCG GATCATTTTAGCTATGTTCAGTTGAGGAACGCAGCGGATGTGGATGACAGAAGAAACAGAATGTTAACCAG GAAGGCCAACCACTCCAGCAAAGCCAGGCTGCGGGAGATCCACAGCTCCCAGAGCGACTCGCTGACACAGCTGGTCCAGCAGCCGGACGTGATGTACTTTATCCTCTTCCTCTGGCTCCTGGTTTACTGCCTGCTGCTCTTCCCCCAGCTGGATGTCAACAGACTCTGA